The Cronobacter sakazakii genome has a window encoding:
- a CDS encoding AI-2E family transporter — translation MNSKEMSRAFFILILFIVSILFFNLVKPYLSAVLWAVILAVIFYPIKRRLCHMMNGRNNIASLLTVVLICLLVFVPLAVVASSLVSEFNAVYSDLQANNTTLPTLLADVVRILPNWAQRMLAENQLDNATAIQEKISGVALKGSQYVAGSIFLISRNTFSVVIGFGIMLYLLFFLLKDGSRLVSVVLSAVPLSDKVKQRLFRRFAAVARATVKGTVVVAVVQGILGGVAFYFAGIGASILWGSLMAFLSLVPAVGAALIWVPAVIYLFTTGAIIKAVLLTAFFVVVVGLADNLLRPLLVGKDIRMPDWLILLSTLGGLEVYGINGFVVGPLIAALFVTCWNTFSAGPGRTRALPENKENGASEPDAR, via the coding sequence ATGAACTCGAAAGAGATGTCCAGGGCCTTTTTTATCCTGATCCTGTTTATCGTTTCGATCCTCTTTTTTAACCTGGTAAAACCGTATCTCTCCGCCGTGCTGTGGGCGGTGATCCTGGCCGTCATCTTCTATCCGATAAAGCGCAGGCTTTGCCACATGATGAACGGGCGCAACAACATCGCCTCGCTTTTGACCGTGGTGCTTATCTGCCTGCTGGTCTTCGTGCCGCTGGCCGTGGTGGCGTCGTCGCTGGTGAGCGAGTTCAACGCCGTTTACAGCGATTTGCAGGCCAATAACACCACGCTTCCCACGCTGCTGGCCGATGTGGTGCGTATCCTGCCGAACTGGGCGCAACGGATGCTGGCGGAAAACCAGCTCGACAACGCGACCGCCATTCAGGAGAAGATCTCCGGCGTGGCGCTCAAGGGCAGCCAGTATGTGGCGGGCAGTATTTTCCTTATCAGCCGCAACACGTTCAGCGTGGTGATTGGCTTCGGCATCATGCTTTACCTGCTGTTTTTCCTGCTGAAGGATGGCTCGCGGCTGGTGTCGGTGGTGCTGAGCGCGGTGCCGCTCTCAGACAAAGTTAAACAGCGGCTGTTCCGCCGCTTTGCCGCCGTGGCGCGCGCCACCGTGAAAGGCACCGTCGTGGTGGCGGTGGTCCAGGGCATTCTGGGCGGCGTGGCGTTTTACTTCGCGGGGATAGGCGCGAGCATTCTCTGGGGCTCGCTGATGGCGTTTCTGTCGCTGGTGCCTGCGGTCGGCGCCGCGCTTATCTGGGTGCCCGCGGTGATTTATCTTTTCACCACCGGGGCGATTATTAAAGCCGTTCTGCTGACCGCCTTTTTCGTGGTGGTGGTAGGCCTTGCCGACAACCTGCTACGCCCGCTGCTGGTGGGTAAAGATATCCGTATGCCCGACTGGCTGATTCTGCTCTCGACACTCGGCGGGCTGGAAGTCTATGGCATTAACGGCTTTGTGGTCGGCCCGCTTATCGCCGCGCTCTTTGTCACCTGCTGGAACACGTTCTCCGCAGGGCCAGGACGCACGCGCGCGTTGCCCGAGAACAAAGAGAACGGCGCTTCAGAGCCAGACGCTCGATAA
- a CDS encoding LysR family transcriptional regulator, translating into MNESGAVNIRALQLFISVFDGQSFSAVARREGVSASMISRTVRQLEEALGQQLFYRNTRAVIPTEAGRLFAQYARGITEQFSEARRELQDRSLEPSGLLRINAPVFFGQRHIAPWLTGLAERYPRLQLALTQTDDYVDPHRDATDLIVRIGTLTDSSFHARVFCEQRYYFAAAPRYLARYGAPASPEAFHAHQCLVYSGSSGPNRWLARKPGEPWVHYPVNARLVSNNAHSLLTAALDGMGLVLFPDWMTGEWLAQGKLVKVLPEYEAAINTEAQHIAAIYPNARHPPLNVRAAIDYFVEVFGTPVYWQRD; encoded by the coding sequence ATGAACGAGAGCGGGGCGGTGAATATCCGCGCACTTCAGCTTTTTATCAGCGTCTTTGACGGGCAGAGTTTTTCGGCGGTGGCGCGCCGGGAGGGCGTGTCGGCGTCGATGATTTCGCGCACCGTCCGCCAGCTTGAAGAGGCGCTTGGCCAGCAGCTTTTCTACCGCAACACCCGCGCGGTGATCCCAACCGAAGCAGGGCGGCTATTCGCGCAGTACGCGCGCGGCATTACCGAGCAGTTCAGCGAGGCGCGGCGCGAGCTTCAGGACCGCTCGCTTGAGCCGTCCGGGCTGCTGCGCATCAACGCGCCGGTGTTCTTCGGGCAGCGGCATATCGCGCCCTGGCTGACCGGGCTTGCGGAGCGTTACCCGCGCCTGCAACTGGCCTTAACCCAGACGGACGATTACGTCGACCCGCACCGCGACGCCACCGATCTTATCGTGCGTATCGGCACGCTCACCGATTCGAGCTTTCACGCCCGCGTGTTCTGCGAGCAGCGCTACTACTTCGCCGCCGCGCCGCGCTATCTGGCGCGTTACGGCGCGCCCGCCTCGCCGGAGGCGTTTCACGCGCACCAGTGCCTGGTGTACAGCGGCTCCTCGGGGCCGAACCGCTGGCTGGCGCGCAAACCCGGCGAGCCGTGGGTGCATTACCCGGTGAACGCGCGGCTGGTGTCAAACAACGCCCATTCGCTGCTGACGGCCGCGCTCGACGGCATGGGGCTGGTGCTGTTCCCGGACTGGATGACAGGCGAGTGGCTGGCGCAGGGGAAACTGGTGAAAGTGCTGCCGGAGTATGAGGCGGCGATCAACACCGAGGCGCAGCACATCGCGGCCATCTACCCGAACGCGCGTCACCCGCCGCTCAACGTCCGCGCGGCGATCGACTACTTTGTGGAGGTGTTCGGCACGCCGGTCTACTGGCAGCGCGACTGA
- a CDS encoding DMT family transporter yields MQLLLIALVIAGGMGLSVEAGLLGPLGGEVGDFWAAFSIFGVGAALTFLLMLFYSPRNSPSFFAQPGWQLTGGLLGAGYVVILTVATPVIGIAMTMIGILAGQVFKSLIIDHFGLFGVERRPIDKLRLLALVFILAALALVAQS; encoded by the coding sequence ATGCAGCTTTTATTAATAGCGCTCGTGATTGCGGGCGGGATGGGGCTTTCGGTTGAGGCGGGCCTGCTGGGGCCGCTTGGCGGTGAAGTCGGCGATTTCTGGGCGGCGTTCAGCATTTTCGGCGTCGGCGCGGCGCTTACCTTTCTGCTGATGCTGTTTTACAGCCCGCGCAACAGCCCGTCGTTTTTCGCCCAGCCCGGCTGGCAGCTTACCGGCGGCCTGCTTGGCGCGGGGTATGTGGTCATTCTTACCGTCGCCACGCCGGTTATCGGCATCGCCATGACCATGATTGGCATTCTGGCGGGGCAGGTCTTCAAGAGTCTGATTATCGACCATTTCGGGCTGTTCGGCGTTGAGCGCCGCCCGATAGATAAACTGCGCCTGCTGGCGCTGGTGTTTATTCTCGCCGCCCTGGCGCTGGTCGCGCAAAGCTAA
- a CDS encoding DMT family transporter produces MTTIMIILAILGGALLSIQAAINGQLGGKVGVFRCAFLTFSVGALVCALLIFFFEPPHTTSLLDVPKWQLTGALCGVPYIVIMVLAVQRIGTAVATVAVIFGQLAMSMLIDNFGWLGNAAIPFSLSRLGAVLCLAVALALIYLGNRRTATPRTDG; encoded by the coding sequence ATGACGACAATCATGATTATTCTCGCGATTCTTGGTGGCGCGCTGCTGAGTATTCAGGCGGCGATTAACGGCCAGCTCGGCGGCAAAGTCGGCGTGTTCCGCTGCGCCTTTCTGACATTCTCGGTGGGGGCGCTGGTCTGCGCGCTGCTGATTTTCTTCTTTGAGCCGCCGCATACGACATCGCTGCTCGACGTGCCGAAGTGGCAGCTCACCGGCGCGCTGTGCGGCGTGCCGTATATCGTAATTATGGTGCTGGCGGTGCAGCGCATCGGCACGGCAGTTGCGACGGTAGCGGTGATTTTCGGCCAGCTCGCCATGAGTATGCTTATCGATAATTTCGGCTGGCTCGGCAACGCGGCTATCCCGTTCTCGCTAAGCCGTCTTGGCGCGGTGCTCTGTCTCGCCGTCGCGCTGGCGCTGATTTATCTTGGCAACCGGCGCACCGCTACGCCTCGCACAGACGGCTGA
- a CDS encoding LysR family transcriptional regulator: protein MHKTTLEQWALLDKVVEEGSFARAAESTHRSQSSVSYNLALLQERLGVALLETQGRRAVLTPAGELLLAQVRPLLSAFSWVEAHAATLCDGVRTRIDLVVDNIFPRETLFAILREFQRQHPSTQVQLTEVLESQSDVIAAHSSADLLVLSRREDSLGRGEWLMNVNFVAVAHRDHPLAQMPGPIGEEALGRFARIRLAGGQTQSPGGAPEQWVFSTVDAAIEAVMHQVGYGWLPEARIAGPLSQGLLRALPLAHGARRATPLHLMVKKDLQVPDAAVSTLIALFSRLCEA, encoded by the coding sequence ATGCATAAAACAACGCTGGAACAATGGGCTTTACTGGACAAAGTGGTCGAAGAAGGCAGCTTCGCCCGGGCGGCGGAAAGCACGCACCGCAGCCAGTCGTCGGTAAGTTACAACCTGGCGCTGCTACAGGAGCGGCTCGGCGTGGCGCTGCTCGAAACCCAGGGCCGTCGCGCGGTGCTGACGCCCGCAGGCGAACTGCTGCTGGCGCAGGTGCGCCCGCTGCTCAGCGCCTTTAGCTGGGTGGAGGCGCATGCCGCGACGCTTTGCGACGGCGTGCGCACCCGCATCGATCTGGTGGTGGACAACATTTTTCCGCGCGAGACGCTGTTTGCTATCCTGCGCGAGTTTCAGCGCCAGCATCCGTCCACGCAGGTGCAACTGACTGAAGTGCTGGAGAGCCAGAGCGACGTTATCGCCGCGCATTCCAGCGCCGATCTGCTGGTGCTCTCGCGCCGTGAAGACAGCCTCGGGCGCGGCGAATGGCTGATGAACGTGAACTTTGTGGCGGTGGCGCACCGCGATCATCCGCTGGCGCAGATGCCGGGGCCGATTGGTGAAGAGGCGCTCGGGCGCTTCGCCCGCATCCGGCTTGCGGGCGGGCAAACCCAAAGCCCCGGCGGCGCGCCGGAGCAGTGGGTTTTCTCAACGGTGGATGCGGCTATCGAAGCGGTGATGCATCAGGTGGGGTACGGCTGGCTGCCGGAGGCGCGGATCGCCGGGCCGCTCTCGCAGGGGCTGCTGCGCGCGCTGCCGCTCGCTCACGGCGCGCGGCGCGCAACCCCTCTGCATCTGATGGTGAAGAAAGATTTACAGGTGCCGGATGCCGCCGTCAGCACGCTGATAGCCCTGTTCAGCCGTCTGTGCGAGGCGTAG
- a CDS encoding phenolic acid decarboxylase, which produces MSHFDKHDLSGFVGKHLVYTYDNGWNYELYIKNDNTIDYRIHSGIVGNRWVKDQRVYIVRVGENIYKVSWTEPTGTDVSLIANLGDRLFHGTIFFPRWVMNDPKKTVCFQNEHIEQMEAYREAGPAYPTEVIDEFATITFVRDCGANDESVIACPASELPADFPNNLR; this is translated from the coding sequence ATGAGTCACTTCGACAAACACGATTTAAGCGGTTTTGTGGGTAAACATCTGGTCTACACCTACGACAACGGCTGGAACTACGAGCTGTACATTAAAAACGACAACACCATCGACTACCGCATCCACAGCGGCATCGTCGGCAACCGCTGGGTGAAAGATCAGCGCGTTTATATCGTCCGCGTGGGTGAAAACATCTATAAAGTCTCCTGGACCGAACCGACCGGCACCGACGTGAGCCTGATTGCTAACCTCGGCGACCGTCTGTTCCACGGCACGATTTTCTTCCCGCGCTGGGTGATGAACGATCCGAAGAAAACCGTCTGCTTCCAGAACGAGCATATCGAACAGATGGAAGCCTACCGCGAAGCTGGCCCGGCTTACCCGACCGAAGTGATCGACGAATTCGCCACCATCACATTTGTGCGCGACTGCGGCGCCAATGACGAAAGCGTCATCGCCTGCCCGGCAAGCGAACTGCCCGCGGATTTCCCGAACAACCTGCGTTAA
- a CDS encoding putative T6SS immunity periplasmic lipoprotein: MLAGCVWSGADRPVFSETANVAIQDNAICISLPDAAKNDVVTYSAFSDGNGLFTETHKIFPAWKTCLPNITYRRGERYEVWITLMTASGELRKYAAEFTAP, translated from the coding sequence CTGCTGGCGGGGTGCGTGTGGTCAGGCGCCGATCGGCCGGTATTTTCTGAAACGGCTAACGTGGCGATCCAGGACAACGCCATTTGCATCTCGCTTCCCGACGCGGCAAAAAATGATGTCGTCACTTATTCCGCATTTTCAGACGGCAATGGCCTGTTTACTGAAACGCATAAAATTTTCCCTGCCTGGAAAACTTGCCTGCCCAATATCACATACAGGCGCGGCGAGCGCTATGAAGTCTGGATAACGCTCATGACGGCGTCGGGGGAATTACGGAAATACGCGGCGGAGTTTACTGCGCCATAA
- a CDS encoding IS1-like element IS1B family transposase (programmed frameshift), which yields MASVSISCPSCSATDGVVRNGKSTAGHQRYLCSHCRKTWQLQFTYTASQPGTHQKIIDMAMNGVGCRATARIMGVGLNTIFRHFKKLRPQSVTSRIQPGSDVIVCAEMDEQWGYVGAKSRQRWLFYAYDRLRKTVVAHVFGERTMATLGRLMSLLSPFDVVIWMTDGWPLYESRLKGKLHVISKRYTQRIERHNLNLRQHLARLGRKSLSFSKSVELHDKVIGHYLNIKHYQ from the exons GTGGCTTCTGTTTCTATCAGCTGTCCCTCCTGTTCAGCTACTGACGGGGTGGTGCGTAACGGCAAAAGCACCGCCGGACATCAGCGCTATCTCTGCTCTCACTGCCGTAAAACATGGCAACTGCAGTTCACTTACACCGCTTCTCAACCCGGTACGCACCAGAAAATCATTGATATGGCCATGAATGGCGTTGGATGCCGGGCAACCGCCCGCATTATGGGCGTTGGCCTCAACACGATTTTCCGCCATT TTAAAAAACTCAGGCCGCAGTCGGTAACCTCGCGCATACAGCCGGGCAGTGACGTCATCGTCTGCGCGGAAATGGACGAACAGTGGGGATACGTCGGGGCTAAATCGCGCCAGCGCTGGCTGTTTTACGCGTATGACAGGCTCCGGAAGACGGTTGTTGCGCACGTATTCGGTGAACGCACTATGGCGACGCTGGGGCGTCTTATGAGCCTGCTGTCACCCTTTGACGTGGTGATATGGATGACGGATGGCTGGCCGCTGTATGAATCCCGCCTGAAGGGAAAGCTGCACGTAATCAGCAAGCGATATACGCAGCGAATTGAGCGGCATAACCTGAATCTGAGGCAGCACCTGGCACGGCTGGGACGGAAGTCGCTGTCGTTCTCAAAATCGGTGGAGCTGCATGACAAAGTCATCGGGCATTATCTGAACATAAAACACTATCAATAA
- a CDS encoding vgr related protein, with protein sequence MPQEGGCYDLHGNHTKAPSGRVDMEIENARHLTPGEIKEAKLLFKNSINYQNVFIHNEAWFPFGLQTAHTAVSPDGDIYFLPSEYRENFASSTLRLQHLFMHEMMHVWQYQHGYHVKLRGMFSWAVSYFYTLERGRSLKTYALEQQACIVADYWVLKYYSVRQWAQLKKCLNPFSFNDVAGLLSLYETVIDRFAE encoded by the coding sequence GTGCCGCAGGAAGGCGGGTGTTATGATTTGCACGGAAATCATACCAAAGCGCCATCAGGGAGAGTGGATATGGAAATTGAAAATGCCCGCCATTTAACGCCAGGCGAAATCAAAGAAGCGAAGCTTCTTTTTAAAAACTCAATAAATTACCAGAACGTTTTTATTCATAACGAAGCCTGGTTTCCTTTTGGACTGCAGACCGCGCATACCGCGGTTTCGCCTGATGGCGATATCTATTTTCTGCCCTCTGAATATCGTGAAAATTTCGCCAGCAGCACGCTCCGTTTACAGCATCTGTTCATGCATGAAATGATGCATGTCTGGCAATATCAGCACGGTTATCACGTCAAATTACGGGGTATGTTTTCCTGGGCGGTGAGCTATTTTTATACGCTTGAAAGAGGCCGCAGCCTGAAGACATACGCGCTGGAACAGCAGGCCTGTATCGTCGCAGATTACTGGGTCCTGAAATACTATTCTGTCAGGCAGTGGGCGCAGCTAAAAAAATGTCTGAACCCTTTTTCATTTAATGATGTCGCCGGATTGCTGAGCTTATATGAAACCGTTATTGATCGTTTCGCTGAGTAG
- a CDS encoding MetQ/NlpA family ABC transporter substrate-binding protein, whose protein sequence is MKRVLTLIAAATLSVSAWADTLTVGASNVPHAEILEQAKPILAKQGIDLEIRPFQDYILPNTALASRDIDANYFQHIPYLNSVLKDHADDKTYDFVSAGAIHIEPIGIYSKKYKSLKDLPEGGKVIMRDAVAEEGRILSIFEREGVIKLKPGVNKVDARISDIVENPKKLNFLPNVEGSLLPQMYNNDEGDAVVINANYAIDAGLDPVKDPIAVESGENNPYANIITVHKGDEKKKDIVALVNVLHSKQIQDWIRTKYKGAVIPVNN, encoded by the coding sequence ATGAAAAGAGTACTGACGCTGATTGCCGCCGCCACCCTGAGCGTTTCCGCCTGGGCCGACACCCTGACCGTGGGCGCGTCCAACGTGCCGCACGCGGAAATTCTGGAGCAGGCGAAGCCGATTCTGGCTAAGCAGGGCATCGATCTGGAAATCCGCCCGTTCCAGGATTACATCCTGCCGAACACGGCGCTGGCGAGCCGCGACATCGACGCGAACTATTTCCAGCACATCCCGTATCTGAACAGCGTGCTGAAAGATCACGCTGACGATAAAACCTATGATTTCGTGAGCGCGGGCGCGATTCACATCGAGCCTATCGGCATCTACTCCAAAAAATACAAATCCCTGAAAGATCTGCCGGAAGGCGGCAAAGTCATCATGCGTGACGCCGTGGCGGAAGAGGGCCGCATCCTCTCTATTTTCGAGCGTGAAGGCGTCATCAAGCTGAAGCCGGGCGTGAACAAAGTGGACGCGCGCATCAGCGATATCGTCGAGAACCCGAAAAAGCTCAACTTCCTGCCGAACGTGGAAGGCTCCCTGCTGCCGCAGATGTATAACAACGACGAAGGCGACGCGGTGGTGATTAACGCCAACTACGCCATCGACGCGGGCCTCGACCCGGTGAAAGATCCGATCGCGGTGGAAAGCGGCGAGAACAACCCGTACGCCAACATCATCACGGTGCATAAAGGCGACGAGAAGAAAAAAGATATCGTGGCGCTGGTCAACGTGCTGCATTCCAAACAGATTCAGGACTGGATCCGCACCAAATATAAAGGCGCGGTTATTCCGGTGAATAACTGA
- a CDS encoding methionine ABC transporter permease → MLESLFPHLKIDQLLAATQETLYMTALSGVATFVLGIVLGLALFLTARGGLFENRLVYGVISIVVNVFRSIPFIILIVLLIPFTKTIIGTILGANAALPALIVGAAPFYARLVEIGLREVDKGVIEATRSMGARMSTLIFRVLLPESSPALVSGITVTLIALVSYSAMAGVIGAGGLGNLAYLEGFQRNHNDVTLVATVAILVIVFIIQFIGDALTSYLDKR, encoded by the coding sequence ATGCTTGAATCCCTGTTTCCCCATCTGAAGATTGACCAACTCCTGGCCGCCACCCAGGAGACGCTCTACATGACCGCGCTCTCGGGCGTCGCCACCTTTGTGCTCGGTATTGTGCTGGGGCTGGCGCTGTTCTTAACGGCGCGCGGCGGGCTGTTTGAAAACCGTCTGGTCTATGGCGTTATCTCCATCGTGGTGAACGTGTTCCGTTCCATCCCGTTCATTATCTTGATAGTGCTGCTGATCCCGTTTACCAAAACGATTATCGGCACCATTCTCGGCGCGAACGCCGCGCTGCCGGCGCTGATTGTCGGGGCCGCGCCGTTCTACGCGCGTCTGGTGGAGATTGGCCTGCGCGAAGTCGATAAAGGCGTGATTGAAGCCACCCGCTCGATGGGCGCGCGCATGAGCACGCTGATTTTCCGCGTACTGCTGCCGGAATCGTCCCCGGCGCTGGTGTCGGGAATTACCGTCACCCTGATTGCGCTGGTGAGCTACAGCGCGATGGCCGGGGTGATTGGCGCAGGCGGGCTTGGAAATCTCGCTTATCTGGAAGGATTCCAGCGTAACCATAACGACGTCACGCTGGTGGCGACGGTCGCGATACTGGTGATCGTCTTCATCATTCAGTTCATCGGTGACGCCTTAACCTCTTATTTAGATAAACGCTAA
- a CDS encoding methionine ABC transporter ATP-binding protein, whose product MIVLRNISKLFHQGKDTITAVDDVNLEVERGQIYGIIGYSGAGKSTLIRLLNGLEKPTSGSVTVAGKEISAARGESLRQARLKISMVFQHFNLLWSRTVSENIAFSMQIAGVPKAEIKTRVAELIDLVGLKGRENAYPSRLSGGQKQRVGIARALANRPDVLLCDEATSALDPQTTDQILDLLQDINRRFGLTIVLITHEMHVVRKICDRVAVMENGRVVEEGDVLQVFTHPQQPITRQFVRQISQEGADDAFDPTLAGELNGAVIKLTFVGHSTHQPVVGELTLRYGLPFNILHGKMTQTAHGVFGQLWLHVVATPEQLENILADLRLHEIHCEVIKHA is encoded by the coding sequence ATGATAGTTTTAAGGAACATCTCGAAGCTGTTTCATCAGGGTAAGGACACCATTACGGCGGTAGATGACGTCAACCTGGAAGTCGAGCGGGGACAAATCTACGGCATCATCGGCTATAGCGGCGCGGGGAAAAGCACCCTGATTCGCCTGTTAAACGGCCTCGAAAAACCGACGTCCGGCAGCGTGACCGTGGCGGGTAAAGAGATTTCCGCCGCGCGCGGCGAATCGCTTCGTCAGGCACGCCTGAAAATCAGCATGGTGTTCCAGCACTTTAATCTGCTCTGGTCGCGTACCGTCAGCGAAAACATCGCCTTTTCGATGCAAATCGCGGGCGTGCCGAAAGCGGAAATCAAAACCCGCGTGGCGGAGCTTATCGATCTGGTCGGGCTGAAGGGCCGCGAAAACGCTTATCCGTCGCGCCTGTCCGGCGGGCAGAAACAGCGCGTCGGCATCGCCCGCGCGCTCGCCAACCGCCCGGATGTGTTGCTGTGCGACGAAGCCACCTCGGCGCTCGACCCGCAAACCACCGATCAAATCCTCGATCTGCTCCAGGACATCAACCGCCGCTTCGGGCTCACCATTGTGCTGATCACCCATGAGATGCACGTGGTGCGCAAGATTTGCGATCGCGTGGCGGTGATGGAAAACGGCCGCGTGGTGGAAGAGGGCGACGTGTTGCAGGTCTTCACCCATCCGCAGCAGCCCATTACACGCCAGTTTGTGCGCCAGATTAGCCAGGAAGGGGCCGACGACGCGTTCGATCCGACGCTTGCGGGCGAGCTTAACGGCGCGGTGATCAAACTGACGTTTGTCGGGCACAGCACGCACCAGCCGGTCGTAGGCGAGCTGACGCTGCGCTACGGCCTGCCTTTTAATATTCTGCACGGCAAAATGACCCAGACCGCCCACGGCGTGTTTGGTCAGCTCTGGCTGCATGTGGTGGCGACGCCGGAACAGCTTGAGAATATCCTCGCCGATTTACGCCTGCATGAGATCCACTGCGAGGTTATCAAACATGCTTGA
- a CDS encoding PhoX family protein, translated as MGRPLKTLFKREHSEEISNPSDNRAFSQVAEVYLSRRRLLQAGAVAGAAAAFPFLLKPENALAKAVSSASGNLGKATALGFTSLPVSTEDTVIVPEGYIAKPFYKWGDATGLAGNLPVFKTDGSNTTEEQAAQAGMHHDGMAWFSLPQGGHSADHGLLAMNHEYIDNGLLFKDGDANWSAEKALKGQNAMGVSVIEVKKAAQGWEVVRPSSFARRITVNTPMKITGPALHNPLMQTADDPKGETILGTMQNCANGFTPWGTYLTCEENWSDIFVKKAEMNPLEKRYGISDSDDSYRWNEVDKRFSVDATPNEPNRFGWVVEIDPYDPHSVPRKHTALGRIKHEGAAVTLAPDNRVVVYMGDDQKFEYIYKFVSEGKFNPQDRKANMHLLEKGTLYVAKFNDDGKGEWLPLVFGQNGLDASKGFENQGDLLIKTRLAADAVGATKMDRPEWIAVDPYHTGSVYCTLTNNSDRGKEGKAPVDAANPRAKNVYGHIMHWLEQNGDPTALQFAWDILVMGGRTDTDKPEAKGSMKGAEFGSADGLSFDHRGVLWIQTDVSSSTINRKDYEGMGNNQMVATIPGTNEFRRFLTGPRGCEITGIAFTPDNRTLFINIQHPGEPGEGLSDPQHPTAVSSWPDGDKAGRPRSSTVVIVKADGGMIGT; from the coding sequence ATGGGCAGACCGTTAAAAACCTTATTCAAACGTGAGCATAGTGAAGAGATCAGCAACCCGAGCGATAACCGCGCGTTTTCGCAGGTCGCGGAAGTCTATTTGTCGCGCCGCCGCCTGTTACAGGCAGGCGCGGTCGCCGGTGCCGCGGCAGCGTTCCCGTTTCTGCTGAAACCGGAAAACGCGCTGGCGAAAGCGGTCTCCAGCGCAAGCGGCAACCTCGGCAAAGCGACGGCGCTCGGTTTCACCAGTCTGCCGGTTTCCACGGAAGATACCGTTATCGTGCCGGAAGGCTACATCGCGAAGCCCTTCTACAAATGGGGCGACGCCACCGGGCTTGCCGGGAATCTGCCGGTTTTTAAAACCGACGGCAGCAACACCACGGAAGAGCAGGCGGCGCAGGCCGGGATGCATCACGACGGCATGGCGTGGTTTAGCCTGCCGCAGGGCGGGCACAGCGCCGATCACGGCCTGCTCGCCATGAACCATGAATACATCGACAACGGTCTGCTGTTTAAGGATGGCGACGCTAACTGGAGCGCCGAAAAAGCGCTGAAAGGCCAGAACGCGATGGGCGTGTCGGTCATTGAAGTGAAAAAAGCGGCCCAGGGCTGGGAAGTGGTGCGCCCGTCGTCTTTCGCGCGCCGCATCACCGTGAACACGCCGATGAAAATCACCGGCCCGGCGCTGCACAACCCGCTGATGCAGACGGCTGACGATCCGAAAGGCGAAACCATTCTCGGCACCATGCAGAACTGCGCCAACGGCTTTACGCCGTGGGGCACCTACCTGACGTGCGAAGAGAACTGGTCCGATATTTTCGTGAAGAAAGCGGAGATGAACCCGCTGGAAAAACGTTACGGCATCAGCGACAGCGACGACTCCTACCGCTGGAACGAAGTGGATAAGCGCTTCAGCGTCGACGCCACGCCGAACGAGCCGAACCGCTTCGGCTGGGTGGTGGAAATCGACCCGTACGATCCGCATTCGGTGCCGCGCAAACACACCGCGCTTGGCCGGATCAAGCACGAAGGGGCGGCGGTGACGCTCGCGCCGGATAACCGCGTTGTCGTCTATATGGGCGATGACCAGAAATTCGAATACATCTATAAATTTGTTTCGGAAGGCAAATTCAACCCGCAGGATCGCAAAGCTAACATGCACCTGCTGGAGAAAGGCACGCTGTATGTGGCGAAATTTAACGACGACGGCAAAGGCGAGTGGCTGCCGCTGGTGTTTGGCCAGAACGGGCTGGACGCCAGCAAAGGCTTTGAAAACCAGGGCGACCTGCTGATCAAAACCCGTCTGGCGGCAGATGCCGTGGGCGCCACCAAAATGGACCGCCCGGAGTGGATTGCGGTCGATCCGTACCACACCGGCAGCGTTTACTGCACGCTCACCAACAACAGCGATCGCGGCAAGGAAGGCAAAGCGCCGGTGGATGCGGCCAACCCGCGCGCCAAAAACGTTTACGGCCACATCATGCACTGGCTGGAGCAGAACGGCGATCCGACCGCGCTGCAGTTCGCCTGGGATATTCTGGTGATGGGCGGTCGCACCGATACCGACAAACCGGAAGCCAAAGGCAGCATGAAAGGCGCGGAATTCGGCAGCGCCGACGGCCTGAGCTTCGATCATCGCGGCGTGCTGTGGATCCAGACCGATGTGTCGTCATCGACCATCAACCGTAAAGATTACGAAGGCATGGGCAACAACCAGATGGTGGCGACGATCCCCGGCACCAACGAGTTCCGCCGCTTCCTGACCGGCCCGCGCGGCTGCGAAATCACCGGCATCGCGTTCACGCCGGATAACCGGACGCTGTTTATTAACATCCAGCACCCTGGCGAGCCGGGCGAAGGGCTGAGCGATCCGCAGCATCCGACGGCGGTGTCAAGCTGGCCCGACGGCGATAAAGCCGGCCGTCCGCGCTCCTCAACCGTCGTTATCGTTAAAGCCGATGGCGGCATGATCGGCACCTGA